From one Culex quinquefasciatus strain JHB chromosome 3, VPISU_Cqui_1.0_pri_paternal, whole genome shotgun sequence genomic stretch:
- the LOC6037181 gene encoding collagen alpha-2(I) chain isoform X1 gives MGPVKWAALLVTLCVTARGAKLENSDKLALNLEVSSSPVALEDSPLSRVKRNKFRGQTQSQYLHFGDNQDGKAEAEATHHGSRAVVVGSSGMGQAQSQSMGGDCTSCYGGGVDGGSYLYDARPDPLRIPDGGAGGARPGDRLRLPDGYDYREPGTGGAGDGHGRPGTGRPGYGDGSRPGVDSFGRPIGTDGRPGGRPGDSLGPGVDSFGRPLGPGGRPVDTTGGTGVDSFGRPLGPGGRPVDTTGGTGVDSFGRPLGPGGRPLDTTGGPGLDSFGRPLGPGGRPIDTTGGTGVDAHGRPIGPGGRPVDTTGGPGVDSQGRPLGPGGRPVDTVGGPGVDGFGRPLGPGGRPVDTTGGPGVDSFGRPLGPGGRPVDTTGGSGVDSFGRPLGPGGRPVDTSGGPGVDAHGRPLGHGGRPVDTTGGPGFDSQGRPLGPGGRPVDTTGGPGVDAHGRPLGTGGRPVDTTGGPGVDSFGRPLGPGGRPVDTTGGPEFDSHGRPLGPGGRPVDTSGGPGVDAHGRPLGPGGRPVDTTGGPGVDSFGRPLGPGGRPVDTIGGPGVDSQGRPLGPGGRPVDTTGGPGVDSFGRPLGPGGRPVDTIGGHGVDAYGRPLGPGGRPVDTTGGPGVDAYGRPLGPGGRPVDTTGGPGVDSFGRPLGPGGRPVDTTGGRGPQPHVVGPPLSGVGTTHGGQSIYHTGHSVTLPGHDHTVVNPTGGLTVLVGTGSPKQTVIGSDSRLDGHGPVKILSGPADSSGPPKQTVYAHPGGVTVLVGTGGPHQTVHHLPVSGYTSGGHAESGYATTGPGQLHTGTGAIHPGATVGTGAGSGVATGTGQWPSGQQPGGGQYPVGPGASVGQYPYQGVGTGSGAGTGQWPSGQHPGGVAQYPGGTGAVGGQYPGTGVGQYPGTSGGQIPSGAYPGTAGQFPGGTSHIPGGGIPGYHYPGTSAGQHPAGTGQYPGTGQYYPGGAGVGGTGSGPGVSGTGGVGQHGGQQGGGIGQYPGTGVPGGPGYQYQPGTSGQHPAGTGQYPGSSGTGVGAGTGQYYPGGTGVGGLPGGAGQHGGGVGTGLGQQGGVGTGLGQQGGIGTGQQGGVGTGLGQQGGVGTGSGLQGGAGTGLGQQGGGVGQYPGTGVSGGPGYPGTVGAGQYPGVGSLPGTSGQYPGGQYPGTGAGGVPGYSGYPGTSGAGHYPGTSGTPGAGTGQYYPTGPGTGGIGQHGGQLSTGTGAGVGHQGSGVDQYPGTGATGGYPYPGTTGQYPGTSGIPGAGTGQYYPGGTGVGGLPGGVGQHGGQLSTGAGAGLGQQGGGVGQYPGTGVGGGPGYPYHPGTSGQYPGGQYPGTGAAGGPGYSGYPGTPGAGQYPGTSGMPGVGGGQYYPGGTGAGQAGVGGAGIGQTGGVGTGGVGVGQQAGYRPGQRPSSVDQYPSTIPQGGVAQGGQGGGDAANVQLIGDDDDSFSQAETSVKNGEAMASAQGRKNGGTAQTQVSGTYTATGSFSASAQTSDSDRSAQSQVSGGKDGALSSAQGTGGIGKSQSQVQVNSKTGGTSATSQSGGLGHESQSEVVANEKGGLADAQSSGPGQTSSQAQIGFRPQGEDNGQVNIFNGGGQASAQSGAHTGQSQSQISGNFNFGISYHGAAQAASGNKEQVSRYREKGKQLFQSIGLFGKTNNGASVRRESDVVDPQGLRLRTSQQSAVSDFQSLIPKPNEEPEYEEEDEEYEEDDYETTDAIPVGAKAKPFKPPSDDEEKKTTIVELPPPTLPALVTTVRPNRNYNINNGNGKTFSQNAPTQKQTAVVSNLDKYKVVQTQNGKTTVHDAATEAIPTGFSDIHGQQTTVLQQELSTPGATVEVPSTTPKLNTRYLPSKHLDANGNRIPAGGSTGKHQPNPDSYISVTKQVTGIDENSKVPAIPGKNYESTYYTKSSTCGYFTFSCNIVYGENGRSKICRPKPPTNGKC, from the exons AGTGATAAACTAGCCTTAAACTTAGAAGTAAGTTCGTCTCCAGTAGCACTTGAAGATAGTCCATTAAGTAGAGTTAAGCGAAACAA aTTTCGGGGCCAAACCCAGTCACAGTACTTACATTTCGGCGATAATCAAGACGGTAAAGCGGAGGCCGAAGCAACCCATCATGGATCGAGAGCGGTAGTAG TGGGTTCCAGTGGCATGGGTCAGGCTCAGAGTCAGTCCATGGGCGGTGACTGTACCTCGTGCTACGGAGGAGGTGTCGACGGTGGATCTTATCTATATG ATGCCAGGCCTGACCCGTTGAGAATACCTGATGGCGGTGCTGGAGGTGCCAGACCAGGTGATAGACTGAGACTACCAGATGGGTACGATTACCGGGAGCCGGGAACTGGAGGTGCCGGTGATGGACATGGAAGACCCGGAACGGGAAGACCAGGATACGGAGATGGAAGCAGACCGGGGGTAGATTCTTTTGGAAGACCCATTGGTACAGATGGAAGACCTGGAGGTCGCCCTGGCGATAGTCTTGGTCCAGGCGTAGATTCGTTTGGACGACCTTTGGGACCCGGTGGAAGACCTGTTGATACGACTGGTGGAACGGGAGTAGATTCGTTTGGACGACCTTTGGGACCGGGAGGAAGGCCTGTTGACACGACTGGTGGAACTGGAGTAGATTCATTTGGCAGACCATTGGGACCTGGGGGTCGGCCATTGGATACAACCGGTGGTCCCGGACTAGATTCATTCGGTAGACCGTTGGGACCTGGAGGAAGACCGATTGACACGACAGGCGGAACTGGAGTTGATGCGCATGGAAGACCAATAGGACCTGGAGGAAGACCCGTTGATACAACCGGTGGTCCCGGAGTAGATTCACAGGGTAGACCATTGGGACCAGGAGGAAGACCAGTTGATACAGTCGGTGGACCCGGAGTCGATGGGTTTGGACGACCTTTGGGACCTGGCGGCAGACCAGTAGATACAACTGGTGGTCCTGGAGTCGACTCGTTTGGTAGACCATTGGGACCTGGGGGCAGACCAGTGGATACAACTGGTGGTTCCGGAGTAGACTCATTCGGCAGACCATTGGGACCTGGGGGACGACCAGTAGATACATCTGGAGGTCCTGGAGTTGATGCGCATGGAAGACCATTAGGACACGGAGGAAGGCCAGTAGATACAACTGGAGGTCCTGGATTCGATTCACAAGGAAGACCATTGGGGCCCGGAGGACGGCCAGTAGATACAACTGGAGGCCCTGGAGTCGATGCTCATGGAAGACCTTTGGGAACTGGGGGACGACCGGTAGATACGACAGGTGGTCCTGGAGTCGATTCGTTTGGAAGACCCTTGGGACCTGGAGGAAGGCCAGTAGATACAACCGGAGGTCCTGAATTTGATTCACATGGAAGACCATTGGGACCCGGGGGACGACCAGTAGATACCTCTGGAGGCCCTGGAGTTGATGCACACGGAAGACCATTGGGACCCGGGGGAAGACCGGTTGATACCACCGGTGGACCAGGAGTAGATTCGTTTGGAAGACCATTGGGACCTGGAGGAAGGCCAGTCGATACAATCGGCGGTCCCGGTGTTGATTCCCAAGGAAGACCGTTGGGACCCGGAGGAAGACCAGTAGACACAACCGGTGGACCAGGAGTAGATTCATTTGGAAGACCATTGGGACCCGGCGGGCGACCAGTAGATACGATTGGTGGTCATGGAGTTGATGCGTATGGAAGACCATTGGGACCCGGCGGAAGACCAGTAGATACGACCGGAGGTCCTGGAGTTGATGCATATGGACGACCATTAGGACCCGGCGGAAGACCAGTAGATACGACCGGCGGCCCAGGTGTAGATTCTTTTGGAAGACCATTGGGACCTGGTGGAAGACCTGTGGATACGACGGGAGGTCGAGGACCACAACCGCATGTCGTTGGACCACCATTGAGCGGCGTTGGGACAACTCATGGCGGACAATCTATCTATCATACGGGTCACTCTGTAACCCTTCCAGGACACGACCATACTGTCGTTAACCCTACCGGAGGCCTTACGGTACTCGTTGGAACCGGAAGTCCAAAGCAAACAGTGATTGGATCTGACAGTCGGTTGGATGGGCACGGTCCAGTAAAAATATTATCCGGACCAGCGGATAGCAGTGGCCCTCCCAAGCAAACTGTTTACGCTCATCCTGGAGGAGTCACCGTTCTGGTCGGTACCGGAGGTCCTCATCAAACTGTGCACCACTTGCCCGTTTCTGGGTACACTTCCGGTGGTCATGCGGAATCGGGTTATGCCACAACGGGACCGGGACAACTTCACACAGGAACGGGTGCAATCCACCCAGGAGCTACTGTCGGAACCGGTGCTGGATCAGGTGTTGCCACTGGTACAGGGCAATGGCCATCTGGTCAGCAACCCGGAGGTGGTCAATACCCAGTGGGTCCAGGTGCATCGGTTGGACAATACCCATACCAAG GAGTCGGAACAGGTAGTGGAGCTGGTACAGGACAATGGCCGTCCGGACAACATCCTGGAGGAGTTGCTCAGTACCCCGGGGGAACAGGAGCAGTTGGTGGACAATATCCGGGAACAGGTGTAGGGCAATACCCAGGAACAAGTGGAGGACAAATTCCGAGTGGAGCATATCCAG GAACCGCCGGTCAATTTCCGGGAGGTACCTCACATATCCCTGGAGGTGGTATACCTGGGTATCATTATCCTGGAACGAGTGCAGGGCAGCATCCCGCTGGAACTGGTCAATATCCTGGAACAG GTCAATACTACCCTGGAGGAGCTGGAGTAGGCGGCACTGGCAGCGGACCAGGAGTTTCTGGCACTGGCGGCGTTGGTCAACACGGAGGACAACAGGGCGGAGGAATCGGTCAATATCCTGGTACGGGAGTCCCTGGAGGTCCAGGATATCAATACCAACCGGGAACATCTGGGCAGCATCCCGCAGGGACCGGTCAATATCCCGGAAGTAGTGGAACAGGAGTTGGAGCAGGAACAG GTCAATACTACCCTGGAGGAACTGGAGTCGGAGGCCTACCCGGTGGCGCTGGTCAACATGGAGGCGGAGTAGGAACAGGGTTGGGTCAGCAAGGCGGAGTAGGAACAGGATTGGGTCAACAAGGCGGAATAGGAACGGGTCAACAGGGTGGAGTAGGAACAGGATTGGGTCAACAGGGTGGAGTTGGTACAGGTTCGGGTCTGCAGGGCGGAGCAGGCACAGGATTGGGTCAACAAGGCGGAGGAGTCGGACAATACCCTGGAACAGGAGTTTCCGGTGGACCTGGATATCCGGGTACTGTAGGAGCGGGTCAATACCCCGGTGTAGGCAGCTTACCTGGAACATCCGGACAGTATCCCGGAGGTCAATATCCCGGCACAGGAGCCGGTGGAGTTCCAGGGTATTCTGGATACCCCGGAACGTCAGGGGCGGGTCATTATCCTGGAACAAGTGGAACGCCAGGTGCAGGAACAG GTCAATACTACCCCACAGGCCCAGGTACCGGCGGTATTGGTCAACATGGTGGACAGCTATCCACCGGCACAGGAGCAGGAGTAGGACATCAAGGCAGTGGAGTCGATCAGTATCCCGGTACGGGAGCTACTGGCGGATATCCATATCCTGGAACAACAGGTCAATATCCCGGAACCAGCGGAATACCCGGTGCAGGAACAG GTCAATACTACCCTGGAGGAACCGGAGTGGGAGGCTTACCTGGCGGCGTTGGTCAACACGGAGGTCAACTGTCAACCGGAGCAGGAGCTGGATTGGGACAACAGGGCGGAGGAGTAGGCCAATACCCTGGCACTGGAGTTGGAGGCGGACCTGGATATCCGTACCATCCTGGAACTTCAGGACAGTATCCCGGAGGTCAATATCCCGGAACAGGAGCTGCTGGAGGACCAGGCTATTCTGGATACCCTGGAACGCCAGGTGCGGGTCAATATCCCGGAACAAGTGGAATGCCTGGAGTAGGAGGAG GTCAATACTATCCAGGAGGAACTGGTGCGGGTCAGGCTGGCGTGGGAGGCGCCGGTATTGGACAGACTGGAGGTGTGGGAACTGGTGGAGTCGGAGTAGGTCAGCAAGCAGGATACCGTCCAGGTCAACGTCCCTCGTCGGTAGATCAGTATCCAAGCACAATACCTCAAGGTGGCGTTGCTCAGGGAGGACAAGGCGGTGGCGATGCGGCCAACGTCCAACTGATCGGTGATGACGATGATTCCTTCTCCCAGGCCGAGACTTCGGTAAAGAACGGCGAAGCAATGGCCAGTGCACAGGGACGCAAGAACGGTGGAACGGCACAAACGCAGGTCTCGGGAACGTACACGGCGACGGGATCGTTCAGTGCCAGCGCTCAGACAAGTGATAGCGACCGATCTGCACAGTCGCAAGTATCGGGCGGTAAAGACGGAGCGTTGAGTTCGGCTCAGGGCACCGGTGGTATCGGTAAATCCCAGTCCCAAGTACAAGTGAACTCGAAAACGGGAGGAACGTCCGCTACATCCCAGAGTGGAGGGTTGGGTCATGAAAGTCAATCGGAGGTCGTGGCAAACGAAAAGGGAGGTCTAGCGGATGCGCAGTCTAGCGGACCAGGACAGACCTCTTCTCAAGCCCAGATCGGATTCCGTCCGCAAGGAGAAGACAACGGTCAGGTGAATATCTTCAACGGAGGAGGACAAGCGTCGGCTCAATCTGGGGCACACACTGGACAGAGTCAGTCGCAGATCAGTGGAAACTTCAA CTTTGGTATTTCATACCATGGTGCTGCCCAGGCAGCGTCCGGAAACAAGGAACAGGTGTCGCGCTATCGGGAGAAGGGAAAGCAGCTGTTCCAGTCTATTGGTCTGTTTGGAAAGACCAACAACGG AGCTTCGGTAAGGCGAGAATCGGATGTGGTGGATCCTCAAGGCCTGCGGTTACGAACATCCCAGCAAAGTGCAG TTTCCGACTTCCAAAGCTTGATACCGAAGCCCAATGAGGAACCCGAGTACGAAGAGGAGGACGAAGAGTACGAAGAAGACGACTACGAAACGACCGACGCCATTCCTGTAGGAGCCAAAGCAAAGCCTTTCAAGCCACCAAGCGATGACGAGGAGAAAAAGACGACGATCGTCGAGCTGCCACCGCCAACACTTCCAGCGCTCGTAACGACGGTCCGCCCCAACAGGAACTACAACATAAACAACGGAAACGGCAAAACGTTCTCGCAGAATGCTCCCACCCAAAAGCAGACCGCGGTTGTGTCCAACCTGGACAAGTACAAGGTGGTACAGACGCAAAACGGCAAAACGACGGTTCACGACGCGGCCACGGAAGCGATTCCCACCGGATTCAGTGACATCCACGGACAGCAGACCACAGTCCTGCAGCAGGAATTGTCGACACCGGGTGCGACCGTTGAAGTGCCCAGCACAACGCCCAAGCTGAACACGCGCTACCTGCCGTCGAAGCATCTGGACGCGAACGGTAACCGAATTCCGGCCGGAGGATCGACAGGCAAGCATCAGCCCAATCCGGACAGCTACATCTCCGTGACGAAGCAGGTCACGGGCATCGATGAGAACAGCAAGGTTCCGGCTATTCCGGGCAAGAACTACGAATCGACGTACTACACCAAATCGTCCACCTGCGGGTACTTTACGTTCTCCTGTAACATCGTGTACGGGGAGAACGGACGGAGCAAAATCTGCCGACCCAAGCCCCCGACCAACGGGAAGTGTTAG